The following proteins come from a genomic window of Gimesia chilikensis:
- a CDS encoding M56 family metallopeptidase, whose translation MHQLGISLFWLGLQVTLVSAAGLLIYSTTKQLGPRTRSFLLSCSIGMTLLLAMFALSPWPRWQTTGKQTTPAINDASDIQNTTVTEAPENELQTPILKQSQQETEWSTVWEGFLKGLQQKPVANQSASISTPAGIVGWMFVVGFLLAAIRLVFAFYSLNRLLRQATSLSGSVAEQTLDILVAQQQISCPLKISEHASLTTAAVIGWWRPVILLPTAWREWNSEQLRAVLAHELAHIRHRDYLAILGAELSRSLYFYHPLIHWLVARLRLEQELSADATAATISGGTTPYLVVLAEMAVSQTSHRLTGPARAFLPTHSTFLRRIEMLKQKRSPGNIVSRPQRILVFGVMLLIGLCASGFRGNQISLAQQPSAESDPQPAAGAVDRDKIVRGKHVPFAIDMVPNDALGVLALRPAELLSQQAMLMARLQLLKAARENSHLYPLDLPFSEIQSVTLILLAHEAGQPQSQPLNHVAVIQTTHDLKQVTKSFGGGGKIFSGVTDGGVHYLRSDIYPGYCLSIVNDHELIVSKTTKVLEQVITARSNRKSSRWIEPWKPVSQDSIAALFNLRQFRELVWKNQWKPEINDSVWKGSLAPVWEHTDLISLGVNLEHKFSLQSTLYQQQNGGEIRKTLEAAQVLGTNLLQQYLQQIVQNQNREQHTMVPLVESSLDLVKSLHFDQAGENVSLTASMTDMTVLNNTLSSFVPAMIEARKAALRMESFNNLKRLVLAMHLYHSKYKHFPPAVVIGPDGKTPHSWRVALLPFLDQEKLYKEYRLNEPWDSEHNKQVLAKMPAVFKNPVDNRPGHLTSYLAVTGPNTVFGKSTRPAGGAGIEMSTEPFATSGLAGGGGVESKAEPVAGVRMREITDGTSNTIAIVEARREIPWTKPEDIPFDENSVPELGGFYSGGFCVALCDGTARYLPDALKSETLKYLLLINDRHVIDWP comes from the coding sequence ATGCATCAACTTGGAATCAGCCTGTTCTGGCTGGGACTGCAGGTAACGCTGGTCTCCGCCGCTGGATTACTCATCTACAGTACGACGAAACAACTAGGTCCCCGAACGCGCTCGTTTCTCCTCTCCTGTTCGATCGGAATGACTTTGCTGCTGGCAATGTTCGCCCTCAGCCCCTGGCCCCGCTGGCAGACAACCGGGAAGCAAACAACTCCCGCTATCAATGACGCTTCAGACATCCAGAATACAACCGTAACTGAAGCTCCCGAGAATGAATTACAGACGCCGATTTTGAAGCAATCTCAGCAGGAAACGGAATGGTCAACCGTCTGGGAAGGGTTTCTAAAAGGCTTGCAACAGAAACCGGTAGCCAATCAGTCCGCCAGTATTTCCACACCGGCAGGGATCGTTGGTTGGATGTTCGTGGTGGGCTTCCTGCTGGCGGCAATCCGACTGGTGTTCGCATTCTATTCACTCAATCGATTACTGCGTCAGGCAACTTCGCTTAGCGGATCAGTTGCAGAGCAGACGCTGGATATCCTGGTAGCTCAACAACAGATATCCTGCCCGTTGAAAATCAGCGAGCATGCTTCACTCACAACAGCGGCAGTGATTGGGTGGTGGCGACCAGTGATCCTCCTGCCGACTGCCTGGCGCGAATGGAATTCCGAACAACTACGGGCTGTACTCGCCCATGAACTGGCTCATATCAGGCATCGCGATTACCTGGCGATTCTGGGGGCTGAACTCAGCCGCTCCCTCTATTTTTATCACCCGCTGATTCACTGGCTTGTCGCACGATTGCGCCTGGAACAGGAGTTGTCGGCAGATGCCACCGCGGCGACGATCAGTGGCGGTACCACTCCTTATCTGGTCGTCCTGGCAGAAATGGCTGTTTCGCAGACGAGTCATCGACTTACAGGGCCGGCCCGGGCCTTTCTCCCCACACATTCCACTTTTTTAAGGAGGATTGAGATGTTGAAACAGAAGCGCTCTCCAGGAAATATCGTTTCGCGTCCCCAGCGAATACTGGTGTTTGGTGTGATGCTGCTAATTGGCCTCTGCGCGTCTGGCTTCCGGGGGAATCAGATCAGCCTGGCCCAACAGCCTTCGGCAGAAAGCGACCCACAACCCGCAGCAGGTGCGGTTGATCGCGATAAAATAGTACGTGGAAAGCATGTTCCTTTTGCGATCGACATGGTTCCCAATGATGCCCTGGGTGTTTTAGCCCTGCGACCAGCCGAGTTACTTTCGCAGCAGGCAATGCTGATGGCCCGGTTGCAGTTGTTGAAAGCGGCAAGAGAGAACTCTCATTTGTATCCACTGGATCTACCGTTTTCCGAAATCCAGTCGGTCACCCTGATTCTGTTAGCACACGAAGCAGGCCAGCCCCAAAGCCAGCCACTCAATCATGTGGCCGTCATTCAGACGACTCATGATTTGAAGCAAGTCACCAAATCATTTGGTGGAGGAGGTAAAATATTCAGCGGCGTCACTGATGGGGGAGTTCACTACTTGCGATCAGATATTTACCCTGGATATTGTCTGTCGATCGTCAACGACCATGAATTGATCGTCTCGAAAACGACAAAAGTTCTGGAACAGGTTATTACAGCCCGCAGTAACCGCAAGTCGAGCCGCTGGATAGAGCCTTGGAAACCTGTGTCACAAGATTCCATCGCCGCACTGTTCAACCTGCGTCAGTTTCGCGAACTGGTCTGGAAGAATCAGTGGAAACCGGAAATAAACGACTCGGTCTGGAAAGGATCTCTGGCACCGGTCTGGGAACACACGGATCTAATATCCCTGGGAGTGAATCTGGAACACAAGTTCTCGTTGCAGTCTACGCTCTATCAACAGCAGAACGGCGGGGAGATCCGTAAGACCCTGGAGGCGGCACAGGTGCTCGGGACCAATCTCCTGCAACAGTATCTGCAACAGATAGTTCAAAATCAAAACCGGGAACAGCATACAATGGTGCCGCTTGTAGAGTCATCTCTGGATCTCGTCAAGTCGCTCCACTTTGATCAAGCCGGGGAAAATGTCAGTTTGACAGCTTCAATGACCGACATGACTGTTCTCAACAATACGCTGTCATCTTTCGTTCCCGCGATGATTGAAGCACGTAAAGCGGCCCTGCGGATGGAGTCCTTTAACAATCTCAAACGCCTGGTGCTGGCCATGCATCTCTATCATAGCAAATACAAGCATTTTCCTCCCGCGGTTGTGATCGGGCCAGATGGGAAAACGCCTCACAGCTGGAGAGTTGCACTGTTGCCCTTCCTGGATCAGGAAAAACTCTACAAGGAATATCGCCTGAACGAACCCTGGGACAGCGAGCATAACAAACAAGTCCTGGCAAAAATGCCTGCGGTCTTTAAAAATCCCGTTGATAATCGTCCCGGCCATCTGACTTCCTATCTGGCTGTGACAGGTCCCAATACCGTGTTCGGCAAATCAACGCGCCCCGCTGGTGGGGCAGGGATAGAAATGAGCACAGAGCCGTTTGCCACTAGCGGCCTGGCAGGAGGCGGTGGTGTCGAATCAAAGGCAGAACCGGTAGCCGGGGTCCGCATGCGTGAGATCACCGACGGAACTTCCAACACCATCGCGATTGTTGAAGCCAGGCGTGAGATTCCCTGGACCAAACCAGAGGACATCCCCTTCGACGAAAATAGTGTTCCCGAGCTCGGTGGTTTTTATTCGGGGGGATTCTGTGTCGCCCTGTGTGACGGTACAGCCCGCTATCTTCCGGATGCGCTCAAGTCGGAAACACTCAAATATCTGCTGCTGATCAACGACAGGCATGTGATCGACTGGCCTTGA
- a CDS encoding BlaI/MecI/CopY family transcriptional regulator — protein MARPKAKELTTRELEIMHVFWDQQSAESPVELTVTQVRDALEAAGRDLAYTTVATLIRILVEKDFLEQTNEVRPYFFRSVRSFDDVSGSMLGDMIQKVFGGSREKLLLRLLDERQLSPRELKAIQEILKEKS, from the coding sequence ATGGCCAGACCAAAAGCCAAAGAATTAACGACGCGTGAGCTGGAAATCATGCATGTATTCTGGGATCAGCAGTCAGCTGAGTCCCCGGTCGAACTGACTGTCACTCAGGTCCGCGATGCCCTGGAAGCTGCGGGGCGCGACCTGGCCTATACCACAGTTGCCACACTGATTCGAATCCTTGTCGAAAAAGATTTTCTGGAGCAGACGAATGAGGTCCGCCCGTATTTCTTTCGGTCTGTACGTTCTTTTGATGATGTGTCCGGCAGCATGCTGGGAGACATGATCCAAAAGGTGTTTGGAGGCTCGCGAGAAAAACTGTTACTGCGTTTGCTTGATGAGCGGCAGCTGAGCCCCCGGGAACTCAAAGCAATCCAGGAAATTCTGAAGGAGAAGTCCTGA
- the hpnH gene encoding adenosyl-hopene transferase HpnH → MGVPLSQMWTVAKYVVTQRLKGVKRYPLVLMLEPLFRCNLACAGCGKIQFPANILKQNLSPEKCFQAVEECGAPIVSIPGGEPLLHPQMPEIVAGLVARKKFVYLCTNAILLEKHLENYPPSKYLTFSIHLDGIKEDHDAAVCRDGIYDKAISAIKAAVKAGHRVTTNSTLFNNADPERVRQMFDQLAELGIESMMLSPGYQYEKAPDQEHFLKRNQTVSMFRRILSSPKKAWTFNHSPLFLEFLKGNWELECTPWGNPTYNIFGWQKPCYLLEEGYAETFEELMSSTSWEAYGRKSGNEKCRDCMVHCGHEPTAVDQTFSSWKGFLKVVSLTLFGSKDNQQPLPTPEPIPAPHYTVSDSDLYQLELPAEDESCESETEALVER, encoded by the coding sequence GTGGGTGTTCCCCTTTCCCAGATGTGGACTGTAGCAAAATATGTCGTAACGCAACGACTCAAAGGCGTCAAACGCTATCCCCTGGTGCTGATGCTGGAACCCTTGTTCCGCTGCAATCTGGCCTGTGCCGGCTGTGGGAAGATTCAGTTCCCCGCAAATATTCTCAAGCAGAATTTGAGCCCTGAAAAGTGCTTCCAGGCGGTCGAAGAGTGCGGTGCTCCCATTGTTTCAATCCCCGGCGGTGAACCACTGTTGCACCCCCAGATGCCGGAAATCGTTGCGGGCCTGGTTGCCCGTAAGAAATTTGTCTATCTCTGCACCAACGCGATTCTGCTTGAAAAACACCTGGAAAACTATCCTCCCTCAAAATATCTCACATTTTCCATTCACCTGGATGGCATCAAGGAAGATCACGATGCCGCCGTCTGCCGTGATGGGATCTACGATAAAGCGATCAGCGCGATTAAAGCAGCTGTGAAAGCAGGGCACCGGGTCACAACCAATTCTACCCTGTTCAACAATGCCGATCCGGAACGCGTGCGGCAGATGTTTGATCAACTGGCCGAGCTGGGCATCGAAAGCATGATGCTCTCCCCGGGATACCAGTACGAAAAAGCCCCCGACCAGGAGCATTTTCTCAAACGCAATCAGACGGTTTCGATGTTCCGCCGGATTCTGTCCTCCCCGAAAAAGGCCTGGACTTTCAATCATTCGCCATTATTTCTCGAGTTCCTCAAAGGGAACTGGGAACTGGAATGCACGCCCTGGGGCAACCCGACCTATAACATCTTCGGCTGGCAGAAACCCTGCTATCTGCTGGAAGAGGGCTACGCTGAAACGTTCGAAGAGCTGATGTCATCCACCAGCTGGGAAGCATATGGCCGAAAGAGCGGCAACGAAAAATGCCGTGACTGTATGGTGCACTGCGGACACGAACCAACGGCAGTCGACCAGACCTTCTCCTCCTGGAAAGGCTTCCTGAAAGTCGTCTCGCTGACCCTGTTCGGGTCGAAGGATAACCAGCAGCCACTCCCCACACCGGAACCGATCCCGGCTCCTCACTATACCGTCAGCGACAGCGACCTGTATCAGCTGGAACTCCCGGCTGAAGACGAGTCCTGCGAGTCAGAAACCGAAGCACTCGTGGAACGCTGA
- a CDS encoding enolase C-terminal domain-like protein: MKIASLKAYRIHVSLKRKVTHASYSRTESESILVRCELEDGTVGWGESVPRPYVTGDTADSVLSQYQATDFRPLTDWRWDSAAEMVSLCLSLKLAAPPDGPAAYQSRGCLGNAARCAMELSLLDAATRSLNVPISEALTCLDEGQTLTQQLPEVRYSAVLTSMKPVKQTLLSLLYRLTGFRQCKIKVGMPGCDDLALLRKVRRLTGRRMGLRIDANEAWTRSELEAYDAASSTLEIQSIEQPVAHASLTDLKGIHGQLKAWVMLDESLCSYQDAERAIAEGYCDAFNLRISKLGGLIPTFQIARLAQQAGIYCQLGCQVGETGVLSAAGRQFASHIRGIEFLEGSFDRYLLRQNIINEEISFQWGGRAPALKGPGLGVTVSAERLSQFMQQEMQLI, translated from the coding sequence ATGAAAATCGCCAGCCTGAAGGCTTATCGCATCCATGTTTCGCTGAAGCGTAAGGTGACGCACGCTTCATACAGCAGGACGGAATCGGAGTCGATCCTGGTCCGCTGTGAGCTGGAGGATGGCACCGTGGGCTGGGGGGAATCTGTGCCCCGCCCCTACGTGACCGGGGATACCGCCGATTCGGTGCTATCACAATACCAGGCGACCGATTTTCGGCCGCTGACGGACTGGCGGTGGGACAGTGCCGCGGAAATGGTGTCACTTTGTCTTTCTTTGAAGCTCGCAGCGCCCCCTGATGGACCAGCCGCATATCAGTCACGGGGCTGCCTGGGAAATGCCGCCCGCTGTGCGATGGAATTGAGCCTGCTGGATGCGGCAACCCGCTCTCTCAATGTTCCCATCTCGGAAGCGCTGACGTGTCTGGATGAGGGGCAGACACTGACTCAGCAGCTTCCCGAAGTGCGTTACAGTGCCGTCTTGACCTCGATGAAACCGGTCAAACAGACTTTATTATCGTTACTCTATCGTCTGACGGGCTTTCGTCAGTGCAAAATCAAAGTTGGCATGCCTGGCTGCGATGATCTGGCACTGCTCCGGAAAGTCCGCCGTCTGACAGGCCGCCGCATGGGGCTGCGGATTGACGCTAATGAAGCCTGGACCCGCTCCGAACTGGAAGCATACGATGCTGCTTCGAGTACGCTGGAGATCCAGTCGATCGAACAACCAGTGGCCCATGCTTCTCTCACAGACTTGAAGGGCATTCACGGACAATTGAAAGCCTGGGTGATGCTCGATGAGTCATTGTGCAGCTATCAGGATGCAGAACGGGCGATCGCCGAGGGGTACTGTGACGCCTTCAATTTACGGATTTCCAAGCTGGGTGGGTTGATTCCCACGTTTCAAATTGCCCGTCTCGCACAGCAGGCAGGGATCTACTGTCAACTGGGTTGCCAGGTGGGAGAGACAGGCGTTCTCTCGGCAGCAGGCAGGCAATTTGCCAGCCATATCAGGGGAATCGAGTTTCTGGAGGGGAGCTTTGATCGCTATCTGCTGAGACAGAACATCATCAATGAGGAGATCTCGTTTCAATGGGGGGGCAGAGCGCCCGCGCTGAAAGGACCAGGGTTGGGTGTTACTGTGAGTGCAGAGCGTCTGTCACAGTTCATGCAGCAGGAAATGCAACTGATCTGA